A single Dechloromonas denitrificans DNA region contains:
- the hemC gene encoding hydroxymethylbilane synthase → MPAPSKIVIASRESRLAMWQAVHVQGRLASLNPGAEVVILGMTTKGDQILDRPLAEIGGKGLFIKELEVAMEEGRAHLAVHSMKDVPMVMPEGFVLAAISARENPCDAFVSNKFAGLDELPAGAVVGTSSLRREAILRAKYPQLVIKSLRGNLDTRLRKLDAGEYDAIILAAAGLIRLGLETRIKSVLTAEQSLPAPGQGALGIELVAGAADMAPVVAPLNDPETAHCVKAERAFSRALGGSCQVPLGGYAIIENGQLWLRGFVATADGKEMVSAELRGHPADDEALGRQLAEQLRAQGADAILEQLAHCR, encoded by the coding sequence ATGCCTGCTCCCTCGAAGATAGTCATCGCCTCCCGCGAATCCCGCCTGGCCATGTGGCAGGCTGTTCATGTGCAGGGCCGTCTGGCGAGTCTAAATCCGGGAGCCGAAGTTGTCATTCTCGGCATGACCACCAAGGGCGACCAGATTCTCGACCGGCCGCTCGCCGAAATCGGCGGCAAGGGGCTGTTCATCAAGGAACTGGAAGTGGCGATGGAGGAAGGGCGGGCCCATCTCGCCGTGCATTCGATGAAGGATGTGCCGATGGTGATGCCGGAAGGCTTCGTGCTGGCCGCCATCTCGGCCCGAGAAAATCCTTGCGATGCCTTTGTCTCGAACAAGTTCGCCGGTCTCGACGAGCTGCCGGCCGGCGCCGTCGTCGGCACCTCCAGTCTGCGTCGCGAAGCCATCCTGCGTGCAAAGTATCCGCAGCTGGTCATCAAGAGCTTGCGCGGCAACCTCGATACCCGCCTGCGCAAGCTCGATGCCGGCGAATACGATGCGATCATCCTCGCCGCCGCCGGTTTGATCCGGCTCGGCCTGGAAACCCGCATCAAATCGGTGTTGACCGCCGAACAGTCGCTGCCGGCCCCGGGCCAGGGCGCGCTCGGCATCGAACTGGTGGCCGGAGCGGCCGACATGGCGCCGGTCGTCGCGCCGTTGAACGACCCGGAAACGGCGCATTGCGTCAAGGCCGAGCGCGCCTTCTCGCGTGCCCTCGGGGGCAGTTGCCAGGTGCCGCTGGGCGGCTACGCGATCATCGAGAACGGCCAGCTCTGGCTGCGCGGCTTTGTTGCCACGGCGGACGGCAAGGAGATGGTCAGCGCCGAATTGCGCGGCCATCCGGCCGACGACGAAGCGCTTGGCCGCCAGCTCGCCGAGCAACTGCGGGCGCAAGGCGCCGATGCCATTCTGGAACAGCTCGCCCACTGCCGATGA
- a CDS encoding uroporphyrinogen-III C-methyltransferase has translation MTPSSSSPTRSAWQNPWLFVALAALALAGWQWLETRQQLNNVQQEVARRLAESEAGNKEDRGAQKQLLAQVADLQAKLGALDGKLAEFQGQSETLQSFYQEMARSREEATLLEVEQAVTLAGQQLQLAGNVPVAVLALQTADARLARLDRPQYMPLRKALAKDLAQLTGLPFVDVPGISLRLEQVVAGIDKLPLAAYGRPVESSENPPAGNVLPWWQRSGGEIWQELKGLVRIQRFDREEPVLLAPGQSFFLRENLKLRLLNARLALLSRDQWTFRNELKVAQQWLTRHFVADDKAVQAAQATLRQMSATEINVELPSLNQSQAALRNVRTGKEKP, from the coding sequence GTGACCCCAAGCTCATCATCCCCGACCAGGTCCGCCTGGCAAAATCCCTGGCTGTTCGTCGCCCTCGCAGCCCTCGCGCTGGCCGGCTGGCAATGGCTGGAAACCCGCCAGCAACTGAACAACGTGCAGCAGGAAGTGGCCCGTCGTCTGGCCGAATCCGAAGCCGGCAACAAGGAAGACCGTGGCGCCCAGAAGCAGTTGCTGGCCCAGGTCGCGGATTTGCAGGCCAAGCTCGGCGCTCTGGATGGCAAGCTGGCCGAATTCCAGGGGCAGAGCGAAACCTTGCAATCGTTCTATCAGGAGATGGCGCGCAGCCGTGAGGAAGCGACGCTGCTTGAAGTCGAGCAGGCAGTCACGCTGGCCGGACAACAACTGCAACTGGCCGGCAATGTGCCGGTCGCCGTGCTCGCGCTGCAGACGGCCGATGCCCGTCTGGCCCGCCTCGACCGGCCGCAATACATGCCGCTGCGCAAGGCGCTGGCCAAGGATCTGGCGCAACTGACCGGGCTGCCCTTCGTCGATGTGCCGGGTATCAGCCTGCGTCTCGAACAGGTCGTCGCCGGGATCGACAAGCTGCCGCTCGCCGCCTATGGCCGCCCCGTCGAGTCATCCGAAAATCCGCCGGCCGGTAACGTGTTGCCCTGGTGGCAACGCTCGGGCGGCGAAATATGGCAGGAGCTCAAGGGCCTGGTGCGGATCCAGCGTTTCGATCGCGAAGAGCCGGTCTTGCTCGCGCCGGGGCAGAGTTTCTTCCTCCGCGAAAATCTCAAGCTGCGTCTGCTGAATGCCCGTCTGGCGCTGCTGTCGCGCGATCAATGGACTTTTCGCAACGAATTGAAGGTCGCCCAGCAATGGCTGACGCGCCATTTCGTCGCCGACGACAAGGCGGTGCAGGCGGCCCAGGCCACTTTGCGCCAGATGTCGGCGACCGAAATCAACGTCGAACTGCCCAGCCTGAATCAGAGCCAGGCAGCACTGCGTAACGTGCGGACCGGCAAGGAAAAGCCGTGA
- a CDS encoding uroporphyrinogen-III synthase, with product MSASGPLAGRTIVVTRPVAQAGALAEAIVAAGGQPLIFPLLEISPAADPQPLREAVARLADYGLAIFISPNAVDHALPSILAHGPWPAALIPAAVGQGTVKALLAHGIAGCLAPRRQFDSEALLALPELAAEHIAGRRVAIFRGDGGRELLAETLRARGAEVDCITCYRRRGPSVSPGPLLDAWRAGRLDALTVSSSEGLRYLVDCLDAEGRRFLQTTPLFVPHARIAESARALGLNNIILTEAADSGIMAGLGAYNWAA from the coding sequence ATGAGCGCTAGCGGCCCGCTGGCCGGCCGGACCATCGTGGTCACCCGGCCGGTCGCCCAAGCCGGAGCGCTGGCTGAGGCGATCGTTGCGGCCGGTGGCCAGCCGCTGATTTTTCCCTTGCTCGAGATCTCCCCGGCTGCCGATCCGCAACCCCTGCGCGAGGCCGTGGCGCGGCTCGCCGATTACGGGCTGGCCATTTTCATCAGCCCGAATGCTGTCGACCATGCGCTGCCGTCCATTCTGGCGCACGGTCCCTGGCCCGCCGCGCTGATTCCCGCCGCGGTCGGCCAGGGTACGGTCAAGGCGCTGCTGGCCCACGGCATTGCCGGTTGCCTGGCACCGCGCCGGCAGTTCGATTCGGAAGCCCTGCTCGCCTTGCCGGAACTGGCCGCCGAGCACATTGCCGGCCGGCGGGTCGCCATTTTTCGCGGCGATGGCGGACGTGAGTTGCTGGCCGAGACGCTGCGCGCGCGCGGCGCCGAAGTCGATTGCATCACCTGCTACCGGCGCCGCGGTCCGTCGGTCAGCCCGGGGCCATTGCTTGATGCCTGGCGGGCCGGCCGACTCGATGCGCTGACGGTATCGAGTAGCGAGGGCCTGCGTTACCTGGTTGACTGCCTGGATGCCGAAGGCCGGCGCTTTCTGCAAACCACCCCGCTGTTCGTCCCGCATGCCCGGATTGCCGAGAGCGCCCGGGCTTTGGGTTTAAACAACATTATCCTGACGGAAGCAGCCGACAGCGGCATCATGGCCGGCTTAGGTGCTTATAATTGGGCAGCATGA
- a CDS encoding methyltransferase domain-containing protein yields MSDQPPTSTQIKPPDQRPEHPDFWCKRFGDGLTPWDAGAVPAAFAQFVAEQPGPLNTLIPGCGSAWEAAHLAERGWPVTALDFSPVAVATARGILDDAASHGVFAPGAVDLLCADFFTFTPAAPYALLYERAFLCALPRKLWADWARRVAELLPSGGRLAGFFFLCDQAKGPPFGILPEQLDDLLSPNFLRLADSAVADSIPVFAGRERWQVWQRR; encoded by the coding sequence ATGAGCGACCAGCCCCCCACTTCGACCCAGATCAAGCCGCCGGACCAGCGTCCGGAACATCCGGACTTCTGGTGCAAGCGCTTTGGCGACGGCCTTACTCCCTGGGATGCCGGCGCCGTGCCGGCCGCCTTTGCCCAATTCGTGGCCGAGCAACCCGGCCCGTTGAACACGCTGATCCCGGGGTGCGGCAGTGCCTGGGAGGCAGCCCATCTGGCCGAACGCGGCTGGCCGGTGACGGCGCTCGACTTCTCGCCGGTTGCCGTCGCCACCGCCCGTGGGATTCTCGACGATGCGGCGAGCCACGGGGTCTTCGCGCCGGGGGCAGTGGACCTGCTGTGCGCCGACTTTTTCACCTTCACGCCCGCCGCCCCCTACGCCCTGCTCTACGAACGCGCCTTTCTCTGCGCCCTACCGCGCAAACTGTGGGCCGACTGGGCCAGGCGCGTCGCCGAACTGCTGCCCTCGGGCGGCCGGCTGGCCGGCTTCTTTTTCCTCTGCGATCAAGCCAAAGGACCACCGTTCGGCATCCTGCCGGAACAACTCGATGATTTGCTGAGCCCCAACTTCCTGCGCCTCGCCGATAGCGCAGTCGCCGACTCGATTCCGGTATTTGCCGGCCGGGAACGCTGGCAGGTCTGGCAGCGGCGCTAG
- a CDS encoding heme biosynthesis protein HemY, whose translation MRGLFWVLALFALAVAVALGARLNDGYVLLVFPPWRAEVTLNLFILALLGLFFVLYLGMRGMALTFGLPQRVRQYRENRQRERSSLVFQDAVRLLFEGRFGQALKKAAEAHAAGTAPGLSALIAARAAQRMRESEKQQGWMARAKIDDPRTEAATLMLEAEMMNEARHFADALAALDKLQGKQGRHIAALRLELRARQGLGDWDGVLKLARQLVKRDALPAEVVGEVRTQAHLGNIAKRAADLGQLTSYLRALPVDERGRRVVLAAARALLALGAEAEAQQLIEAVLDAATDDLWQPELVAIYGRLAGEGQTLRIAKAEAWLRKHPDDARLLKALGRMCLRQRLWGKAQSYLEASLAVQPTPEAHLELARLCDQLERTEEANKHYRASALLEVS comes from the coding sequence GTGAGAGGCCTGTTCTGGGTCTTGGCGCTGTTTGCGCTGGCGGTGGCCGTTGCCCTCGGCGCCCGGCTGAACGACGGTTATGTACTGCTGGTCTTCCCACCGTGGCGGGCGGAAGTTACGCTCAACCTGTTCATTCTGGCGCTGCTTGGCCTGTTCTTCGTGCTTTACCTCGGCATGCGCGGCATGGCGCTGACTTTCGGTCTGCCGCAACGGGTCCGCCAGTATCGCGAGAATCGGCAGCGCGAACGGAGCAGCCTGGTATTCCAGGATGCGGTGCGCCTGCTGTTCGAGGGGCGCTTCGGCCAGGCCCTGAAGAAAGCTGCCGAAGCGCATGCCGCCGGCACGGCGCCCGGCTTGTCCGCCTTGATCGCGGCGCGCGCCGCACAGCGCATGCGCGAGTCGGAAAAGCAGCAGGGCTGGATGGCGCGGGCCAAGATCGACGATCCGCGCACCGAAGCGGCGACTTTGATGCTCGAAGCCGAGATGATGAATGAGGCGCGGCATTTCGCCGATGCGCTGGCTGCACTCGACAAACTGCAGGGCAAGCAGGGCCGCCACATCGCCGCCCTTCGCCTGGAGTTGCGGGCGCGCCAGGGGCTGGGCGACTGGGACGGGGTACTCAAACTGGCCCGGCAACTGGTCAAGCGCGATGCGCTGCCCGCCGAAGTTGTCGGAGAGGTCAGGACGCAGGCGCATCTCGGCAACATCGCCAAGCGGGCTGCCGATCTCGGGCAACTGACCAGCTATTTGCGCGCCTTGCCGGTCGACGAGCGGGGGCGGCGTGTCGTTCTCGCCGCCGCCAGAGCTTTACTGGCGCTGGGTGCCGAGGCCGAGGCTCAGCAGCTGATCGAAGCGGTCCTCGACGCCGCGACGGATGATCTCTGGCAGCCCGAACTGGTTGCCATCTATGGTCGCCTGGCGGGCGAGGGGCAGACCTTGCGCATTGCCAAGGCCGAAGCCTGGCTCAGGAAGCATCCGGACGATGCCCGCCTGCTCAAGGCGCTCGGCCGGATGTGCTTGCGCCAGCGGCTGTGGGGCAAGGCACAGAGTTACCTGGAGGCGTCGCTGGCAGTCCAGCCGACGCCGGAAGCGCATCTCGAACTGGCCCGTTTGTGCGACCAGCTGGAGCGTACCGAAGAAGCGAACAAACATTACCGGGCCAGTGCTTTACTCGAGGTGAGTTGA